In Bubalus kerabau isolate K-KA32 ecotype Philippines breed swamp buffalo chromosome 4, PCC_UOA_SB_1v2, whole genome shotgun sequence, one DNA window encodes the following:
- the LOC129651507 gene encoding interferon omega-1, which produces MAFVLSLLMALVLVSYSPGGSLGCDLSQNHVLVGRKNLRLLGQMRRLSPRFCLQDRKDFAFPQEMVEGGQLQEAQAFSVLHEMLQQTFNLFHTERSSAAWDTTLLEQLRTGLHQQLDDLDACLGLLTGEEDSALGRKGPTLTVKRYFQGIHVYLQEKEYSDCAWEIVRVEIMRSLSSSTSLQERLRMMDGDLNSP; this is translated from the coding sequence ATGGCCTTCGTGCTCTCTCTACTGATGGCCCTGGTTCTGGTCAGCTACAGCCCAGGAGGATCCCTGGGCTGTGACCTGTCTCAGAACCACGTGCTGGTTGGCAggaagaacctcaggcttctggGCCAAATGAGGAGACTCTCCCCTCGCTTCTGCCTGCAGGACAGAAAAGACTTTGCTTtcccccaggagatggtggagggtgGCCAGCTCCAGGAGGCCCAGGCCTTCTCTGTGCTCCACGAGATGCTCCAGCAGACCTTCAACCTCTTCCACACAGAGCGCTCCTCTGCTGCCTGGGACACCACCCTTTTGGAGCAGCTCCGCACTGGACTCCATCAGCAGCTGGACGACCTGGACGCCTGCCTGGGCCTGTTGACGGGAGAGGAAGACTCTGCCCTGGGAAGGAAGGGCCCCACGCTGACCGTGAAGAGGTACTTTCAGGGCATCCATGTCTACCTACAAGAGAAGGAATACAGCGACTGCGCCTGGGAAATCGTCAGAGTGGAAATCATGAGATCCTTGTCTTCATCAACCAGCTTGCAAGAAAGGTTAAGAATGATGGATGGAGACCTGAACTCACCTTGA